A single window of Candidatus Rhabdochlamydia oedothoracis DNA harbors:
- a CDS encoding small basic protein, giving the protein MSRHPSYGKSSKSAKKRNVLKRFERVDVLRRLGKWKDGENVKVTNLPKTPNSF; this is encoded by the coding sequence ATGTCTAGACACCCAAGCTATGGAAAATCGAGTAAATCCGCTAAAAAGCGCAATGTCCTTAAAAGATTTGAAAGGGTTGACGTTTTGCGTCGTCTTGGCAAATGGAAAGATGGAGAAAATGTAAAAGTAACCAACTTACCCAAAACACCCAATTCTTTCTAG
- a CDS encoding DUF502 domain-containing protein: protein MKKYFFTGFITLLPLILTCVIVIWLVELVTTPLIGVIQDILMHHPQTPFFSLANHDVLIKVLSHMFALAFWIVVIFILGFCSREFFLRSFLHLTDRLFSRLPFIKKIYKISHDLTKVVFSGKEKTFKQTVLVPFPHKDTFALGFVTSETLPEIFTKQVSAIEIAVFVPTAPHPMSGFILLTPKVLSYPVEISVEDAFKFLISCGVIHPIQAPANET from the coding sequence ATGAAAAAATATTTTTTTACAGGATTCATTACTCTTTTACCTCTTATATTAACCTGTGTCATTGTGATTTGGTTGGTAGAACTAGTTACCACCCCTCTGATTGGTGTTATTCAAGATATTTTAATGCATCATCCACAAACGCCCTTTTTCTCTTTAGCTAATCACGATGTGCTCATTAAAGTGTTAAGCCACATGTTTGCCTTAGCTTTCTGGATTGTTGTGATTTTTATTCTCGGATTTTGCAGTAGAGAATTTTTCCTGCGCTCTTTTTTACATCTTACCGATCGTCTTTTCTCTCGCCTGCCTTTTATAAAAAAGATTTATAAAATCAGTCACGATTTAACAAAAGTCGTGTTTTCTGGAAAAGAAAAGACATTCAAGCAAACAGTACTCGTGCCTTTTCCACATAAAGATACATTTGCTCTTGGCTTTGTAACTAGTGAAACACTACCAGAAATCTTTACTAAACAAGTCTCTGCTATAGAAATTGCCGTATTTGTTCCTACAGCTCCTCATCCCATGTCTGGTTTTATCCTTTTAACGCCTAAAGTATTAAGCTATCCAGTCGAAATTTCAGTAGAAGATGCTTTTAAATTTTTAATTTCCTGTGGAGTTATTCATCCTATACAAGCCCCTGCAAATGAAACATGA
- a CDS encoding DUF502 domain-containing protein produces MKKYFLTGLVILLPLAVTIAVLLFLINFLTQPFIGVVSAVLSKMNLLNRNFLFLSPEHLVRYTSQVVILILLFIITVLLGAITRWFVINSLFRLGDKIIHRIPIVNTVYKTTQDIIKTLFSKEKNSFKQVVMVPFPREGVYVIGLVSRDAPEMCSHSVNNDLVSVLIPTTPNPTTGFLLMYPREQLLCVDMRPEDAIKYIVSCGVIVPPVKPSTPL; encoded by the coding sequence ATGAAAAAATATTTTCTTACAGGTCTTGTTATCTTACTCCCTCTTGCTGTAACTATTGCTGTTTTACTATTTTTAATTAATTTCCTGACACAGCCCTTTATCGGAGTGGTTTCTGCTGTTTTATCGAAAATGAACTTGTTAAATCGAAATTTTCTTTTTTTGTCTCCAGAACATCTCGTCCGCTATACCAGTCAAGTAGTTATTCTTATCTTATTATTCATTATCACTGTTTTACTAGGAGCCATTACTCGTTGGTTTGTCATTAATTCCCTATTTAGACTAGGTGATAAAATCATCCATCGAATTCCTATTGTAAACACCGTATATAAAACCACCCAGGATATCATTAAAACACTTTTTTCCAAGGAAAAAAACTCTTTTAAGCAAGTTGTAATGGTCCCCTTTCCAAGAGAAGGGGTCTATGTAATTGGACTCGTTTCTCGAGATGCTCCTGAAATGTGCTCTCATTCTGTAAATAATGATCTAGTTTCTGTCTTGATTCCAACTACGCCTAATCCAACAACAGGGTTTCTTTTAATGTATCCTCGAGAACAACTTCTCTGTGTTGATATGCGTCCAGAAGACGCTATTAAATATATTGTTTCCTGCGGGGTGATTGTTCCTCCTGTGAAACCGAGTACTCCTCTATGA
- a CDS encoding DNA-3-methyladenine glycosylase, which produces MSFVLPISFYQREDVVQIARDLLGKLLLTQMNDQITGGIIIETEAYKGAEDRACHAYNYRKTKRNLAMYQNGGITYIYLCYGIHYLLNVVTHTEGVPHAVLIRAIFPTVGIETMLKRRKKTSLHPKLTNGPGSVCQALGIDLTHNAIPLNSPCIWIANSNVSIDQTQIYQGPRIGIDYAGQDALLPWRFKLEKLYC; this is translated from the coding sequence ATGAGCTTTGTACTTCCTATTTCTTTTTACCAACGCGAAGATGTAGTACAAATAGCACGCGATCTATTAGGAAAGCTTTTATTAACCCAAATGAACGATCAGATTACCGGCGGTATAATTATAGAAACAGAGGCGTATAAGGGCGCAGAAGACAGGGCCTGTCACGCCTATAATTATCGCAAAACCAAGCGCAATCTTGCAATGTACCAAAACGGAGGAATTACCTATATTTATCTGTGTTACGGAATCCATTACCTTTTAAATGTGGTTACCCATACCGAAGGTGTTCCTCATGCTGTATTAATCCGGGCAATTTTTCCAACTGTTGGAATTGAAACCATGCTAAAAAGACGCAAAAAAACCTCTTTACATCCTAAATTAACCAATGGTCCAGGTAGTGTATGCCAGGCTTTGGGAATTGATCTTACTCACAACGCAATACCTCTTAACTCTCCTTGTATCTGGATTGCAAATAGTAATGTATCCATAGATCAAACGCAAATTTACCAAGGTCCTCGTATTGGAATTGATTACGCTGGTCAAGATGCGCTTTTACCTTGGCGTTTTAAACTTGAAAAACTATATTGTTAG
- a CDS encoding ribonuclease R family protein, protein MVKRKKGLSSQKCANLILECIQKHSYQPLTAEELFIKIHLSPSSSITFQLAIDDLIKGNQICLRRKKLYPKKQGQEQTLNGTLRLHPKGFGFVIPDERVKWPQDIFIPKNYTESAIDGDLVKVAVNTNSSSEKGPEGKILSILKRAHSQLAGTICAVHSATELAAHVPLLGKNKPIVIRSSPAISCKIGDRVILRVDEWGSKEKPTVCTLSQIIGNIIDPSCDVKATTLEFNLRSDFPENVITEAKGFGNRVRASDLKNRMDLTGITCFTIDPDTAKDFDDALSLTKGEKGHFHLGVHIADVAHYVKPNSLLDQEALLRANSTYFPGTCVPMLPEELSNQLCSLKANVNRLTVSVLIKLDQEGKVLLFEIVRSYIKSTKRFSYFEAKEVLDGKKKNIHAPTLQLMVDLCLLLKKQRRERGSIDFSLPEVSLVIDKNGLPLGVKKIEYDITHQLVEEFMLKANELVALELTKRGKQLIYRVHEEPNPENIREFFELARTFGLNVASNSTFKDIPELFQQAQESPFLSQLSIAFIRSMKLAQYSTENMGHFGLCLEHYCHFTSPIRRYSDLIIQRLLFNEEPKELDLKEIATHCSEQERISFRAENSVVTLKKLRLLEKEFLRDPLRYHAAIVTKIKPFGLYFELIELMLEGFLHISELEDDYFIFDEKSSLLKGRFTGHIHRLGEEISVQIARIDLIFLESRWTLKQKQNSKKCKRNR, encoded by the coding sequence ATGGTAAAAAGAAAAAAGGGTCTTTCCTCTCAAAAATGTGCAAATCTCATTCTAGAATGTATTCAGAAACATTCTTATCAACCCCTAACCGCAGAAGAATTATTTATAAAAATCCACCTATCTCCTTCTTCATCCATTACATTTCAGTTAGCCATTGATGATTTAATAAAAGGTAATCAGATCTGTTTAAGAAGAAAGAAGTTGTATCCCAAAAAACAAGGTCAGGAACAAACCTTAAATGGGACTCTTAGACTACATCCTAAAGGATTTGGATTTGTGATTCCCGATGAGCGCGTAAAATGGCCTCAAGATATTTTCATTCCTAAAAATTATACAGAATCCGCTATCGATGGGGATCTTGTGAAGGTAGCAGTCAACACAAATTCCTCTTCAGAAAAAGGGCCCGAAGGTAAAATCCTTTCTATTTTAAAAAGAGCTCATAGTCAATTGGCAGGAACTATTTGCGCTGTCCATTCTGCTACAGAACTCGCGGCTCATGTACCTCTATTAGGAAAGAATAAACCTATTGTCATCCGCTCTTCACCTGCTATTTCTTGTAAAATAGGAGACAGGGTTATCCTACGGGTTGACGAATGGGGATCTAAAGAAAAACCCACTGTTTGTACATTATCTCAAATTATTGGCAATATCATAGATCCTTCTTGCGATGTTAAAGCAACAACTCTTGAATTTAACCTACGCTCTGATTTCCCTGAAAATGTCATTACAGAAGCAAAAGGTTTTGGAAACAGAGTACGAGCTTCTGATCTTAAAAATAGGATGGACTTAACAGGGATTACTTGCTTTACCATAGATCCCGATACTGCAAAAGACTTTGATGATGCCCTTTCTTTAACCAAAGGCGAGAAAGGACATTTTCATTTGGGTGTCCATATTGCAGATGTAGCTCATTATGTGAAGCCAAATTCTCTTTTAGACCAAGAAGCCCTCTTAAGGGCTAATTCTACCTACTTCCCAGGGACTTGTGTTCCTATGCTGCCAGAAGAGTTATCCAATCAACTCTGTAGTTTAAAAGCTAATGTAAATCGTTTGACTGTATCCGTATTAATAAAGTTGGATCAAGAGGGAAAAGTTTTACTCTTTGAAATCGTACGCTCTTATATCAAAAGCACAAAACGCTTTAGTTATTTCGAGGCTAAAGAAGTTTTAGACGGTAAGAAAAAAAATATCCACGCTCCTACTCTACAGCTAATGGTAGACTTATGCCTATTGCTAAAAAAACAACGCCGAGAGCGCGGAAGTATTGATTTTTCTCTGCCAGAAGTTTCTTTGGTTATTGATAAAAATGGTTTACCCTTGGGAGTAAAGAAAATTGAATATGATATTACTCACCAATTAGTTGAAGAATTTATGCTTAAAGCTAATGAGCTTGTAGCCTTAGAACTAACCAAGAGAGGTAAACAACTCATTTACCGTGTGCATGAAGAACCTAACCCAGAAAACATAAGGGAATTTTTTGAATTAGCGCGTACATTTGGATTAAATGTAGCTAGTAATAGCACTTTCAAAGATATACCAGAATTATTTCAGCAAGCTCAAGAAAGCCCCTTTTTATCTCAACTTTCTATAGCATTTATTCGCAGCATGAAATTAGCGCAGTATTCCACAGAGAATATGGGCCATTTTGGCCTTTGTTTAGAACACTATTGTCATTTTACAAGCCCTATTCGACGCTACAGCGATTTAATCATTCAAAGACTGCTCTTTAATGAAGAACCAAAAGAGCTTGATCTAAAAGAAATAGCCACGCATTGCTCAGAACAAGAAAGGATTAGCTTCCGAGCAGAAAATAGCGTTGTTACCTTAAAAAAACTTCGTTTATTGGAAAAGGAATTTCTACGAGATCCTCTTCGATACCATGCAGCAATAGTAACCAAAATTAAACCTTTTGGCCTATATTTTGAACTTATAGAATTAATGCTAGAAGGATTTTTACACATCTCTGAGCTTGAAGACGACTATTTTATTTTTGATGAGAAATCCTCTCTCTTAAAAGGACGTTTTACAGGACATATACATAGGCTAGGAGAAGAAATATCCGTACAAATAGCACGCATTGATCTCATTTTTCTAGAAAGCCGCTGGACGCTTAAACAAAAGCAAAACTCCAAAAAATGTAAGAGAAATCGATGA
- a CDS encoding HAD family hydrolase encodes MKYTVFFDLGNVLLFFDHHKMKQQVATCCNLSLEEISFLFQKYLDDYERGFITTQTLYSDLLELGGKPISFTDFTHALSNIFQPNLPVIAFLEKMKARGVKLFLLSNTCDAHFSFAQKHFAFLQLFDGFVLSYEVGARKPEKEIYQKALEIGNCSYKECFYIDDVPDFVQAARSLNIDSEIYLKPEILHHHLIQRGIL; translated from the coding sequence ATGAAATATACAGTTTTTTTTGATTTAGGTAATGTGCTTTTATTCTTCGATCATCATAAAATGAAGCAACAAGTTGCTACTTGTTGTAATTTGAGCTTAGAAGAAATCTCTTTTTTGTTTCAAAAGTACCTTGATGATTATGAAAGAGGTTTTATAACCACACAAACCCTTTATTCCGATTTACTAGAATTAGGAGGAAAACCTATCTCTTTTACCGATTTTACTCATGCATTAAGCAATATTTTCCAGCCTAACCTTCCCGTAATTGCTTTTTTAGAAAAAATGAAAGCTCGAGGAGTAAAACTTTTTCTTCTATCTAACACGTGCGATGCTCACTTTAGCTTTGCTCAAAAGCATTTTGCTTTCCTACAACTATTTGATGGATTTGTTCTATCTTATGAAGTTGGGGCTCGCAAACCGGAGAAAGAAATCTACCAAAAAGCTCTGGAAATAGGAAACTGTTCTTATAAAGAGTGTTTTTATATCGATGATGTCCCGGATTTTGTACAAGCAGCACGTTCTTTAAACATTGATTCAGAGATCTATTTAAAACCAGAAATACTCCACCATCATTTAATACAAAGAGGAATCCTGTAA
- the folD gene encoding bifunctional methylenetetrahydrofolate dehydrogenase/methenyltetrahydrofolate cyclohydrolase FolD: MKLIDGISIAKTIQERIKSSIAKLQKRPPGLAFIRVGDNPASHSYIRMKKKRCQEVGIVSFDVEFPSHVSEAQVVLEIKRLNLDSAVNGILVQLPLPEHINPFLIMQMIDPEKDVDGFNPFNMGKLLLGERDGFIPCTPQGIHVLLTQSQIPLLGKHVVIVGRSNIVGKPLAALLMQKAPHCNATVTLVHSFSEKLEEICKQADVLIAAIGKPAFIKKNMVKPHAAVIDVGINHIINDQGEKRIVGDVAFDEVAPNCSYITPVPGGVGPMTISMLLANTLLSYQKKIK; this comes from the coding sequence ATGAAACTCATTGATGGCATATCCATTGCAAAAACGATTCAAGAGAGAATCAAATCCTCTATCGCCAAACTACAAAAGCGCCCTCCTGGATTAGCTTTTATACGCGTAGGAGATAATCCTGCTTCTCATAGCTATATCCGTATGAAAAAAAAGCGCTGTCAAGAAGTAGGAATTGTCTCTTTTGATGTTGAATTCCCCTCTCATGTTTCTGAAGCCCAAGTCGTTTTAGAAATTAAACGTTTAAACCTAGATTCTGCGGTAAATGGCATTTTGGTACAACTACCTTTACCAGAGCACATAAATCCTTTTCTAATTATGCAAATGATTGATCCTGAAAAAGATGTAGATGGGTTTAATCCCTTTAACATGGGTAAGCTATTACTTGGAGAAAGGGATGGGTTTATTCCTTGCACACCTCAAGGCATTCATGTATTATTAACGCAATCTCAGATTCCTTTATTAGGTAAGCACGTTGTTATCGTAGGAAGAAGCAATATCGTTGGAAAGCCTTTAGCAGCGCTTTTAATGCAAAAAGCCCCTCACTGCAATGCAACAGTTACTTTAGTACATAGTTTTTCTGAGAAATTAGAAGAGATTTGCAAACAAGCGGATGTTTTAATCGCAGCTATTGGCAAACCAGCTTTCATTAAAAAAAATATGGTTAAACCTCACGCGGCTGTAATTGATGTAGGGATTAACCACATTATAAATGATCAAGGAGAAAAGCGGATTGTAGGAGATGTTGCTTTTGATGAAGTAGCTCCTAATTGTTCTTATATTACTCCTGTTCCAGGAGGTGTAGGACCTATGACAATTTCTATGCTCCTTGCTAATACTCTCTTAAGCTACCAAAAAAAGATAAAATGA
- a CDS encoding inositol monophosphatase family protein: MTKELFFAQKQQGAFLNGQSLNISSVSQINQALLAMGFPYDVHKDPLHCIEHFSKILRTGTP, translated from the coding sequence ATGACAAAAGAATTATTTTTTGCTCAAAAACAACAAGGAGCTTTTCTTAACGGTCAATCTCTAAATATTTCTTCGGTATCGCAAATAAATCAAGCCCTTCTAGCAATGGGATTTCCTTATGATGTACATAAGGATCCTCTGCATTGTATAGAGCATTTTTCTAAAATCTTAAGAACAGGAACCCCTTAA
- a CDS encoding inositol monophosphatase family protein, translating into MNRNHYIQQWCPATWIIDPLDSTVNFTNELPLFSISIAVTVDKEIVCGIVYQL; encoded by the coding sequence TTGAATCGGAACCACTATATACAGCAATGGTGTCCAGCTACTTGGATTATTGATCCTCTAGATAGCACTGTAAATTTTACAAATGAACTCCCACTTTTTTCGATTAGTATTGCTGTAACTGTTGATAAAGAAATAGTCTGTGGTATTGTATATCAACTATGA
- a CDS encoding IS630 family transposase, which translates to MKKLIPSQRADLEHKLKHPKDYSERNRLCVILGYDEGISTKNLAKTLRISPITVQKYLREYDSENKTGSSPRGGSKSKLSQDQKESLLKHLQEKTYLKVKGIIAYVHEQYGIKYSRSGMTDWLIQHGFVYKRPKKIPGKLDPEKQRIFIEQYRALKETLNPDEEIYFIDAVHPEHQSQAVCGWIKKGVQKTLQTSGKQLRLHFAGALCLTGMKIFTEEYKTVDADAMLDFFKKLEKQTEARIIHVILDNARSNKNKKLEEFLMSSRIKVHYLPPYSPNLNPIERLWKILKEKKVYNRYYETSVTFFQAIRGFFLEEIPKITDILKCRINDKFQVVDLNPIKLAV; encoded by the coding sequence ATGAAAAAACTGATCCCTAGCCAGAGAGCTGACTTAGAACACAAGTTAAAGCATCCAAAAGACTATTCTGAACGGAATAGGCTTTGTGTAATTTTGGGCTATGATGAGGGTATCTCAACAAAAAATCTTGCTAAAACACTCCGGATAAGCCCTATCACTGTTCAGAAATACCTCAGAGAATATGATTCCGAAAATAAAACTGGAAGTAGCCCTCGAGGCGGTAGCAAATCAAAACTTTCACAAGACCAAAAAGAGTCTCTACTAAAACACCTACAGGAAAAGACCTATCTTAAAGTCAAAGGGATCATAGCTTATGTGCATGAGCAATATGGGATAAAATATTCCCGAAGTGGCATGACAGATTGGCTCATACAGCACGGATTTGTTTATAAACGTCCTAAAAAGATTCCTGGGAAATTAGATCCTGAAAAACAACGAATTTTCATAGAACAATATAGGGCTTTAAAGGAGACCTTAAACCCTGATGAAGAGATCTATTTCATAGATGCTGTGCATCCTGAACATCAGTCCCAAGCCGTATGTGGATGGATCAAAAAAGGCGTTCAAAAGACTTTGCAGACATCCGGGAAACAATTGCGATTGCATTTTGCTGGAGCTCTTTGCCTGACAGGAATGAAGATTTTTACAGAGGAATATAAGACAGTTGATGCCGATGCAATGCTCGATTTTTTCAAGAAGCTAGAAAAACAGACAGAGGCTCGAATTATTCATGTAATTTTGGATAATGCAAGATCAAACAAAAATAAGAAACTAGAAGAGTTTCTGATGTCTTCTAGGATTAAAGTGCACTATCTCCCTCCTTATTCGCCGAATTTGAATCCTATTGAACGCTTGTGGAAGATCTTAAAGGAAAAGAAGGTATACAATCGATATTACGAAACGTCGGTGACTTTTTTTCAGGCAATTAGAGGATTCTTCTTAGAAGAGATACCGAAAATAACAGATATTTTGAAATGTAGGATAAACGACAAGTTTCAAGTCGTTGACTTAAATCCCATTAAGCTAGCCGTTTGA
- a CDS encoding inositol monophosphatase family protein — protein MTKIIKEWVSFATEVALLAGDILKKGFDSQFMIGSKPGKQNLVTEYDRASEDLLITAIKSRYPTLSIIAEESGSYILVPIQTASLMGFKSTT, from the coding sequence ATGACTAAAATCATTAAAGAATGGGTCTCTTTTGCTACTGAAGTAGCTCTTTTAGCTGGCGATATTTTAAAAAAAGGATTTGATTCTCAATTTATGATCGGTTCAAAACCTGGCAAACAAAATCTAGTAACAGAGTATGATAGAGCATCTGAGGATCTCCTTATTACAGCCATTAAAAGCCGCTATCCCACCCTTTCAATTATTGCAGAAGAAAGCGGCTCTTATATACTAGTGCCGATTCAAACGGCTAGCTTAATGGGATTTAAGTCAACGACTTGA
- a CDS encoding sugar transferase, whose translation MTLDRISSDPTLAASLEIVPFKRRKRIFDILFSSIALLLGLLLFIVIAFLIKLSSKGPVFYCSLRLGHKGRLFKFWKFRSMYCDADSRLQHLLKQQPKLNREWQKFFKLKNDPRLTYIGRLIRKTSLDELPQFWNVLKGDLSIVGPRPYLPREEKRIKELIGSNIDVLFSVKPGLTGIWQTSGRSALSFEKRIALDLSYVQTYSFLLDMQLIAKTIPEMIASKGAF comes from the coding sequence ATGACTTTAGATCGAATCTCGTCAGATCCTACTTTAGCAGCCTCTTTAGAGATTGTCCCTTTTAAAAGGAGAAAACGCATCTTTGACATTCTGTTTAGCTCAATAGCTTTACTTTTGGGGCTTTTGCTTTTTATAGTAATTGCATTTTTGATTAAACTCTCTTCAAAAGGGCCTGTTTTTTACTGCAGCTTAAGGCTAGGGCACAAAGGTCGGTTATTTAAATTTTGGAAGTTTCGTTCCATGTATTGCGATGCAGATTCTCGTTTACAGCATTTGCTCAAACAGCAGCCTAAATTGAACAGGGAATGGCAAAAGTTTTTTAAGCTAAAAAATGATCCAAGACTAACATATATAGGTAGATTGATCCGCAAAACCTCGCTTGATGAACTTCCTCAGTTTTGGAATGTGTTAAAGGGAGATTTAAGCATCGTTGGACCAAGACCCTATTTACCTCGGGAAGAAAAGAGAATTAAAGAGCTAATCGGAAGCAATATTGATGTTCTATTCTCTGTTAAACCAGGACTTACAGGTATATGGCAAACCTCAGGGAGAAGCGCTTTGAGTTTTGAGAAGAGAATTGCATTAGATTTAAGCTATGTTCAAACGTACTCTTTCCTACTTGATATGCAATTAATCGCAAAAACCATTCCTGAAATGATCGCCTCTAAAGGAGCATTTTAA
- a CDS encoding IS5 family transposase (programmed frameshift), with the protein MTRSYPSDISRKQFSKIHLILESTRKKTRPRRVDLYDIFCGILYILKSGCQWRMLPIEYPKWELCYYYFHLWNKKEDKNSKSILEIVLKKLVGEARKSSGRKEKTSFVIIDAQSVKNTDTAEKKGYDAGKKISGIKRHIAVDSQGLPHAIHITTANITDRNGCIEAFSLHKNHLFGVKNVLADGGYSGEKFAKSVQEILGCIVEIAKRNTLHTFTVISKRWVVERSFAWIEKCRRLWKNCERKLYTSLNMVVLAFIALLLKRF; encoded by the exons ATGACCCGCTCTTATCCAAGCGATATCTCTCGTAAACAATTTAGCAAAATCCATCTAATACTTGAGTCTACACGCAAAAAAACACGTCCACGAAGAGTTGATCTATATGATATTTTTTGTGGAATTTTGTACATTTTAAAAAGTGGTTGCCAGTGGCGTATGTTACCCATAGAATATCCTAAATGGGAATTGTGTTATTATTATTTCCATCTTTGGAATAAAAAAGAGGATAAAAATTCTAAGAGTATTCTTGAAATAGTTTTA AAAAAATTGGTTGGCGAGGCCAGAAAAAGCAGTGGTCGGAAAGAGAAAACAAGCTTTGTAATTATTGATGCGCAAAGTGTTAAAAATACTGATACAGCGGAGAAGAAAGGATATGATGCAGGGAAAAAAATATCAGGAATAAAAAGACATATAGCAGTCGATAGCCAAGGGCTTCCTCATGCGATTCACATTACCACCGCTAATATCACTGACAGAAATGGGTGTATAGAAGCATTTTCACTACATAAAAACCATTTATTCGGTGTAAAAAATGTTTTAGCAGATGGAGGATATTCTGGAGAAAAATTTGCAAAGAGTGTGCAGGAGATATTAGGATGTATAGTAGAAATAGCCAAAAGAAATACACTTCATACTTTTACAGTTATTTCCAAAAGATGGGTTGTAGAGCGTTCTTTTGCGTGGATAGAAAAATGTCGCAGGCTATGGAAAAATTGCGAAAGAAAACTATATACAAGCCTGAATATGGTGGTTCTTGCTTTTATTGCTCTACTTTTGAAAAGATTTTAA
- a CDS encoding IS30 family transposase encodes MIFNNQTQGETLPKGYHHLTYDQRCQIYILKARGDTSSSIANILKVHHSTISRELKRNKGQRGYRHQQAQEKAFLRKNSQPNKKMTPQIVTRIEEKIKLQWSPIQISGWLKRHGKEHVSHETIYNHIWKDKRQGGQLYRELRHRGKKYNKQRKGASGRGNMPGRIDIKQRPCIVEKKTRLGDWELDTVIGAGHKGVIVSMVERTSKLTKLAKVSHKTAEEVSQALIEQLKPIKDFVHTLTADNGKEFAYHQMVSFELETDFYFATPYHSWERGLNEHTNGLVRQYFPKTQSFLDTTSKDIERVETLLNNRPRKALNFETPLEVFTRLSTNMLCSGAQ; translated from the coding sequence GTGATTTTTAACAATCAAACACAAGGAGAGACCTTGCCTAAAGGCTACCATCACCTAACCTATGACCAAAGATGTCAGATTTATATTTTAAAAGCTAGAGGAGATACATCTAGCTCAATAGCAAACATTCTAAAAGTTCATCATAGCACTATTAGTAGGGAACTTAAGAGAAATAAAGGGCAACGAGGATACCGTCATCAGCAAGCTCAAGAAAAAGCATTTCTTAGAAAAAATTCTCAGCCCAATAAAAAAATGACTCCTCAAATAGTTACCCGTATTGAAGAAAAAATCAAGTTGCAATGGAGCCCTATACAAATATCCGGATGGCTTAAAAGACATGGTAAAGAACATGTTAGTCATGAGACCATCTATAATCATATCTGGAAAGATAAACGACAGGGAGGACAGCTTTATAGAGAGCTCCGTCATCGAGGGAAAAAATATAACAAGCAGAGAAAGGGAGCTTCTGGAAGAGGGAACATGCCTGGTCGTATAGATATTAAGCAACGGCCTTGTATTGTAGAAAAAAAGACTCGTTTAGGAGACTGGGAACTAGATACAGTCATAGGGGCAGGACATAAAGGCGTAATTGTATCAATGGTAGAAAGAACTTCCAAGCTAACTAAGCTCGCCAAAGTTTCTCATAAAACTGCAGAGGAAGTAAGTCAAGCGTTAATTGAACAACTTAAACCTATCAAAGATTTTGTACACACATTAACAGCAGACAACGGAAAAGAATTTGCCTATCACCAAATGGTTAGTTTCGAGCTAGAGACAGACTTCTACTTTGCAACGCCCTACCATTCTTGGGAAAGAGGCTTAAATGAGCATACAAACGGACTAGTTAGGCAATATTTTCCTAAAACACAAAGCTTTTTAGATACGACTTCCAAGGATATAGAAAGGGTGGAAACTTTACTAAATAACAGACCTAGAAAGGCTCTCAACTTCGAAACTCCACTAGAAGTGTTTACGAGATTATCTACAAACATGCTATGCTCGGGTGCACAATAG